From Halotia branconii CENA392, the proteins below share one genomic window:
- a CDS encoding IS701 family transposase, whose translation MVEPRRSAPTVKFVDEYCHLYQNLFPEVRSFEAFKYLHMGCVSDIKRKTLPEIAKIVGLDNHQALHHFLTESPWDVQELRRQRLELILYILQGRPIILIIDETGDKKKGNTTDYVKRQYIGNLGKTDNGIVAVTAYAVLSGMTFPLIFEVYKPRERLQPGEKYLTKPEIAGIMIRKLRSMGFRFNLVLADSLYGESSKSFLSVLNELNLNFIVAIRSNHRAWGITDSKVKYSDWQRFKRVFSDLSSENRYIREIICGKKSEVRYWQITTDIEVLPKNTTWYVMSKYPEITPRDVGNFYGLRTWVEYGLKQSKNELGWADFRLTHYSQIEKWWEIVFSAYLLVSLHSEQLLKLPPQSESRFSSHPGWNQGNGWNSILNNLRLILQPFTLFNLIKPWLAVFTVPKLSEGFFQLQMIVNNLTCSIFQNFNISYFYFSSA comes from the coding sequence ATGGTTGAGCCTCGCCGAAGCGCACCCACAGTAAAATTTGTGGACGAATACTGCCATTTGTATCAAAACCTCTTTCCAGAAGTTAGAAGCTTTGAAGCTTTTAAGTACCTACACATGGGATGTGTTTCTGATATAAAACGTAAAACTTTACCGGAAATAGCGAAAATTGTAGGGCTAGATAATCATCAAGCATTACACCATTTTTTAACAGAATCACCCTGGGATGTACAAGAATTAAGGAGGCAAAGGTTAGAATTAATATTATATATACTTCAAGGTCGCCCAATCATACTAATAATTGATGAGACAGGGGATAAGAAAAAAGGAAATACGACTGATTATGTGAAACGACAGTACATTGGAAATTTAGGTAAAACAGATAACGGTATTGTGGCGGTTACAGCATATGCAGTCTTATCTGGAATGACGTTTCCTCTAATATTTGAAGTATATAAACCGAGGGAAAGACTACAACCAGGAGAGAAATATTTAACCAAACCCGAAATCGCCGGGATAATGATAAGAAAATTGCGGTCGATGGGGTTTAGATTCAATCTGGTGCTGGCGGATAGTTTATATGGTGAAAGTAGTAAAAGTTTTTTAAGCGTACTAAATGAATTAAATCTTAATTTTATTGTAGCGATTCGCTCAAACCATAGAGCATGGGGAATTACAGACTCAAAAGTAAAATACTCAGATTGGCAAAGATTCAAGCGTGTTTTCTCGGATTTAAGTTCAGAGAATAGATATATTAGAGAGATAATATGTGGCAAAAAATCGGAAGTAAGGTATTGGCAAATAACAACGGATATTGAAGTTCTTCCAAAAAACACGACTTGGTATGTCATGAGTAAATATCCAGAGATTACTCCAAGAGATGTGGGCAATTTTTATGGTTTAAGAACTTGGGTAGAATATGGTTTAAAACAAAGTAAAAATGAATTAGGATGGGCAGATTTTCGCCTAACTCATTATTCACAAATAGAGAAGTGGTGGGAAATTGTTTTTAGTGCCTATCTGTTGGTTAGTCTTCATTCCGAACAACTGCTAAAATTACCACCACAATCTGAATCTAGATTTTCATCACATCCTGGGTGGAATCAAGGCAATGGTTGGAATAGTATTCTGAATAACCTCCGTTTGATACTTCAGCCATTTACATTATTTAACTTAATTAAACCTTGGTTAGCGGTCTTTACAGTCCCTAAGCTATCTGAGGGATTTTTTCAACTTCAAATGATTGTTAATAATCTGACTTGCTCAATTTTTCAAAACTTCAATATCTCTTATTTCTATTTTTCCTCTGCCTAG
- the miaB gene encoding tRNA (N6-isopentenyl adenosine(37)-C2)-methylthiotransferase MiaB, translating into MTTSKRRYHITTFGCQMNKADSERMAGILEDMGLEFSEDPNHADVILYNTCTIRDNAEQKVYSYLGRQAKRKHEQPDLTLIVAGCVAQQEGESLLRRVPELDLVMGPQHANRLKDLLESVLEGNQVVATESVHIIEDITQPRRDSKVTAWVNVIYGCNERCTYCVVPNVRGVEQSRTPEAIRAEMVELGHQGYKEVTLLGQNIDAYGRDLPGATPEGRHLHTFTDLLYCVHDVPGIERLRFATSHPRYFTERLIKACAELPKVCEHFHIPFQSGNNEILKAMSRGYTQEKYRRVIDTIRKYMPDASISADAIVGFPGETEAQFENTLKLVEDIGFDLLNTAAYSPRPGTPAALWQNQLSEEVKSDRLQRLNHLVNIKAAERSQRYFGRIEEVLVEDQNSKDPTQVMGRTGGNRLTFFPGDIQKLKGQLVKVKITEIRAFSLTGEPIEVRQATPV; encoded by the coding sequence ATGACCACTTCTAAACGCCGCTATCACATTACTACTTTCGGTTGCCAGATGAATAAAGCCGACTCAGAACGCATGGCTGGCATCTTAGAAGACATGGGGTTGGAATTTTCTGAAGATCCGAACCATGCAGATGTGATTCTCTACAATACCTGCACAATTCGAGATAATGCTGAGCAAAAGGTATATTCTTACCTCGGTAGACAAGCTAAACGCAAACATGAACAGCCTGATTTAACATTGATTGTTGCTGGTTGTGTTGCTCAACAAGAAGGCGAGAGCCTTTTACGGCGAGTGCCAGAATTAGACTTGGTAATGGGGCCACAACACGCTAACCGTCTCAAAGATTTACTAGAGTCGGTTTTGGAGGGTAATCAAGTTGTCGCAACTGAGTCGGTTCATATTATAGAAGATATTACTCAGCCGCGACGAGATAGCAAAGTTACTGCCTGGGTGAATGTGATTTACGGCTGCAACGAACGCTGTACCTATTGTGTGGTTCCGAATGTGCGTGGTGTTGAACAATCTCGCACACCCGAAGCTATTCGCGCCGAAATGGTAGAATTAGGTCACCAAGGTTACAAGGAAGTCACCCTACTCGGTCAAAATATTGATGCTTACGGTAGAGATTTGCCTGGGGCGACACCTGAAGGTAGGCATCTACACACATTTACAGATTTGTTGTACTGCGTACATGATGTTCCAGGAATTGAACGCTTAAGATTTGCTACCAGCCATCCTCGTTATTTTACTGAGCGATTAATTAAAGCTTGTGCCGAGTTACCCAAGGTGTGCGAACACTTTCACATTCCTTTCCAATCTGGGAATAACGAGATTTTAAAAGCTATGTCACGGGGTTATACCCAGGAAAAATACCGCCGAGTTATCGACACTATTCGTAAGTATATGCCAGATGCGTCAATTAGTGCTGATGCGATCGTGGGTTTTCCTGGGGAGACAGAAGCACAGTTTGAAAATACTCTCAAATTAGTTGAAGATATTGGCTTTGATTTATTGAATACAGCAGCATATTCACCTCGTCCAGGTACACCCGCAGCTTTGTGGCAAAATCAGTTAAGTGAAGAAGTTAAAAGCGATCGCTTACAAAGATTAAACCATTTAGTCAACATTAAAGCAGCCGAGCGATCGCAACGTTACTTCGGACGCATCGAAGAAGTATTGGTAGAAGACCAAAACTCTAAAGATCCAACTCAAGTAATGGGACGCACAGGCGGTAATCGTTTAACTTTTTTCCCTGGTGACATCCAAAAATTGAAAGGACAATTAGTAAAAGTAAAAATTACCGAAATTCGCGCTTTTAGCTTGACAGGTGAACCGATAGAAGTACGGCAAGCCACGCCAGTTTAA
- the psbQ gene encoding photosystem II protein PsbQ codes for MVRQRSIFSLVLVLLATFLISCGGPGVAVAPPTYTAVDLQRIQVHVPEIQSVRDRSQELQRLIQRRDWIDVGNFIHGPITEARLSMTYVTPNLLPKVQPTARQITRDLLNHLVKIDQAAKEGDTLLALNNSQAAFTDIDKFLELLPQTSSISEES; via the coding sequence ATGGTGCGTCAACGCTCTATTTTTTCACTGGTTCTAGTATTATTGGCCACATTCTTGATTAGTTGTGGCGGTCCTGGCGTGGCAGTTGCACCGCCAACTTACACAGCAGTTGATCTGCAAAGGATTCAGGTACACGTTCCTGAAATTCAATCTGTGCGCGATCGCTCTCAAGAACTGCAACGGCTAATTCAAAGGAGAGATTGGATCGATGTGGGTAATTTTATACATGGCCCCATAACAGAAGCAAGGTTGAGTATGACTTATGTTACTCCCAACCTGCTGCCTAAAGTCCAACCCACAGCACGCCAAATCACGCGAGATTTGTTAAATCATCTGGTTAAAATTGATCAAGCTGCAAAAGAAGGTGATACTTTGCTTGCCTTGAATAATTCCCAAGCTGCTTTCACAGATATCGATAAATTCCTTGAGCTGCTTCCACAAACAAGCAGTATCTCAGAGGAAAGTTAA
- a CDS encoding DUF561 domain-containing protein, with translation MTMHSTLQHAFNNRRVLKVISGLNNFDSDRVAAIIKAAELGGATFVDIAANAALVQLAKNLINLPVCVSAVEPEKFVEVVAAGADLIEIGNFDSFYAQGRRFEAEEVLALTHQTRALLPEITLSVTVPHILSLDQQVELAEELVKAGADIIQTEGGTSSQPSHPGTLGLIEKAAPTLAAAYEISRAVSVPVLCASGISNVTVPLAIASGAAGIGVGSAINQLNSELAMIAAVRGLVESLATTSVVSAG, from the coding sequence ATGACAATGCATTCTACTCTCCAACACGCATTTAATAACCGCCGTGTCTTGAAAGTGATCAGCGGGTTGAATAACTTTGATAGCGATCGCGTTGCTGCTATTATCAAAGCTGCTGAACTTGGTGGTGCTACTTTTGTCGATATTGCTGCTAATGCTGCTCTAGTTCAGTTAGCTAAAAACTTGATTAATTTACCAGTTTGTGTATCAGCGGTAGAACCAGAAAAATTTGTTGAAGTTGTGGCAGCTGGTGCAGATTTGATTGAAATCGGCAATTTTGATTCGTTTTATGCCCAAGGAAGACGTTTTGAAGCTGAGGAAGTTTTGGCATTAACTCACCAAACCCGCGCTTTACTTCCAGAAATTACCTTATCTGTTACCGTTCCTCACATTTTGTCCTTAGATCAACAAGTGGAACTAGCAGAAGAACTAGTCAAAGCTGGAGCCGATATTATTCAAACCGAAGGCGGCACTAGCAGCCAACCGTCTCACCCTGGAACTTTGGGATTAATTGAAAAAGCTGCTCCCACCTTAGCAGCAGCTTATGAAATTTCCCGTGCAGTATCCGTACCTGTATTGTGTGCTTCTGGCATTTCTAACGTCACAGTACCATTAGCGATCGCCTCTGGTGCTGCTGGTATTGGTGTGGGTTCTGCTATTAACCAACTCAATAGTGAACTAGCTATGATTGCTGCTGTGCGTGGCTTAGTCGAGTCCTTAGCAACAACATCAGTGGTGAGTGCTGGGTAA
- a CDS encoding Uma2 family endonuclease has product MSLTIQDLEKMQQQYPDYRMELVQGNIIVMSPSGYESDEVAAEMIAQIRNWVKPRKLGRVAASSAGFRLPNSNLRAPDASFVLAERLRRSPKSFAQLAPDLTVEVKSPSDDLEQLRAKIREFLSLGTRVGILINPDDRTVEVLSSETEPVILRNKDVLTVPDLLPGWKVQISDLWSPEFD; this is encoded by the coding sequence ATGTCTCTAACAATTCAAGACTTGGAAAAAATGCAGCAGCAGTATCCTGACTATCGGATGGAATTAGTCCAGGGAAATATCATTGTTATGAGTCCGTCGGGATATGAATCAGATGAAGTTGCAGCCGAAATGATTGCCCAAATACGTAACTGGGTTAAACCTCGCAAACTTGGACGGGTAGCAGCTTCTAGTGCTGGTTTTAGATTACCCAATTCTAATTTAAGAGCGCCTGATGCTTCATTTGTTTTAGCGGAACGTTTGCGTCGTAGTCCCAAGTCTTTTGCTCAGTTAGCTCCTGATTTGACAGTGGAAGTAAAATCTCCCAGTGATGATTTAGAACAGTTGCGGGCAAAAATCCGAGAATTTTTGTCTTTGGGAACGCGAGTAGGGATTCTAATTAACCCAGATGATCGAACTGTTGAAGTTCTTTCCTCAGAAACAGAGCCAGTGATTTTACGCAACAAGGATGTACTAACTGTTCCTGATTTGCTGCCAGGGTGGAAAGTACAAATTTCCGATTTGTGGTCACCAGAATTTGACTAA
- the hemJ gene encoding protoporphyrinogen oxidase HemJ, with protein MAYSWFKAFHIIGIVVWFAGLFYLVRLFIYHVEANQEPEPARTILKNQYQIMEKRLYHIITTPGMLVTVAMAIGLLSTEPEVLKEGWLHFKLLFVAILLGYHHYCGRLMKKLAADECRWSGQQLRALNEAPTVMLVVIVLLAVFKNNLPTDITAWAIFGMIILMAVTIQLYAKKRRLDKEKLIAQIGQVPQEQS; from the coding sequence ATGGCTTATTCGTGGTTTAAAGCGTTTCATATTATCGGTATTGTAGTTTGGTTTGCTGGGTTGTTCTACCTAGTGCGTCTGTTTATCTATCATGTTGAAGCTAACCAAGAACCCGAACCAGCACGCACGATACTGAAGAATCAGTATCAAATTATGGAAAAACGCCTTTACCACATCATTACTACCCCAGGAATGTTGGTAACTGTAGCAATGGCGATTGGTTTACTCAGTACTGAACCAGAAGTTTTAAAAGAAGGTTGGCTGCACTTCAAGCTGCTATTTGTGGCTATTTTGCTGGGTTATCATCATTATTGTGGTCGGCTGATGAAGAAGTTAGCTGCTGATGAATGTCGGTGGAGTGGTCAGCAGTTGCGGGCTTTAAACGAAGCACCTACAGTTATGTTGGTAGTGATTGTATTGCTAGCTGTATTTAAGAATAATTTGCCTACAGATATAACAGCCTGGGCAATTTTTGGCATGATTATTTTGATGGCAGTCACTATTCAGCTTTACGCCAAAAAACGTAGGTTAGATAAAGAAAAGTTGATAGCACAAATAGGACAAGTTCCTCAAGAACAAAGTTAG
- a CDS encoding alpha/beta fold hydrolase, producing the protein MSSTEHKITVDSLEWFYRESLPIGRTDLLPVILLHGLVSQSYSWRHILPALAAQGTRAIAPDWIGYGFSAHPEKRDFAYTPAVFITALEKFIKALEIERFSLVVQGFLGSVGLQYALRHPEQIANLVILNTPISTTAKLPWKIKQMGLPLAGEMMTQDPLLVDRTLEGGSRYRIEDRDLDVYRKPYLKSSAPGRGLLATIRNLQLETAMAEIESGFKQWQKPILLQWGVIDPWLSVEMAQNFADSVPNAEIIKLNNVGHYPQEHYHKTILEDMLPFVRRTESS; encoded by the coding sequence GTGTCATCAACAGAACATAAAATAACAGTAGATTCTTTAGAATGGTTTTATCGTGAATCTTTACCGATTGGCAGAACTGACCTATTACCTGTAATCCTACTACATGGTTTAGTATCTCAAAGTTACAGCTGGCGGCATATTTTACCAGCTTTAGCAGCCCAGGGAACAAGAGCGATCGCACCTGATTGGATCGGTTATGGTTTTTCTGCACATCCCGAAAAACGAGACTTTGCCTACACACCCGCTGTCTTTATTACAGCCCTAGAAAAATTTATCAAAGCGTTAGAAATTGAGCGCTTTTCTTTAGTTGTCCAAGGATTTTTAGGCTCTGTAGGATTACAGTATGCCTTACGTCACCCTGAACAAATTGCCAACTTAGTTATTCTCAATACACCAATTTCTACTACTGCCAAATTACCCTGGAAAATTAAACAAATGGGTTTACCCTTAGCAGGTGAAATGATGACCCAAGACCCCTTATTAGTTGACCGAACTTTAGAAGGTGGTAGCCGTTACCGCATCGAAGATCGAGATTTGGATGTTTATCGTAAACCTTATTTGAAAAGTTCTGCTCCTGGGCGTGGTCTGTTGGCAACTATTCGTAACTTGCAACTTGAAACCGCAATGGCAGAAATCGAATCTGGTTTTAAACAATGGCAAAAACCAATTCTTTTACAATGGGGTGTAATTGACCCTTGGTTATCTGTAGAAATGGCACAAAATTTTGCAGATTCTGTACCAAATGCAGAAATAATCAAACTTAACAACGTTGGGCATTATCCTCAAGAACACTATCACAAAACGATTCTAGAAGATATGTTGCCTTTTGTGCGTCGCACTGAATCTAGCTAA
- a CDS encoding potassium channel family protein, which yields MNLIIVGASPEGVSLAELALKDGHNVAIIEASEERALEVLQEYDIKVFHANITQGGILDEAGADQADAIIATTSDDSANLMTMFLGKEYNIPTLISMVHEKEHRGLFTKIGVHVIVDPEVIIAHHLYNLLPEA from the coding sequence ATGAACTTGATTATTGTAGGAGCCAGCCCAGAGGGTGTCTCTTTAGCAGAATTAGCACTAAAAGATGGGCATAATGTGGCGATTATTGAAGCTTCAGAGGAACGGGCTTTAGAAGTTTTACAAGAATACGATATTAAGGTATTTCACGCCAACATTACTCAAGGCGGAATTTTGGATGAAGCTGGAGCAGATCAAGCAGATGCCATAATTGCGACAACTAGCGATGATTCAGCTAATCTCATGACTATGTTTTTGGGCAAAGAGTATAATATCCCCACTTTAATAAGTATGGTACACGAAAAGGAACATAGAGGACTGTTTACCAAAATAGGTGTACACGTCATCGTTGACCCAGAGGTTATTATTGCCCACCATCTCTACAACCTGCTACCAGAAGCGTGA
- a CDS encoding serine hydrolase domain-containing protein → MANIEHFVAATEHTVYEIASIGKTFTATLMMMLVEAKVISLDEAIANYLDDLPLAWQSVTVKHILSHQSGIPSYTDASNYWEITRLDLSKPEILALVRDLPLKFQPGEFSAYDNTGYYLLGLMLEQITGQFYEDLLRDRIFLPLGMNATGMNNPQNIVSHRAAGYRLLNHKLINKPYYSPSVTYSAGGQLSSIADMAKWEQALNNATLLKQSTLDLMWTPHPPSQGNNWEKLKYVAGLGWWIFNYDDRRVVGHNGSILGFASNITRFIDDHITVILLCNLDKISRPDAIAKKIAGYYSPKLAKLALQPPL, encoded by the coding sequence TTGGCGAATATAGAACATTTCGTGGCCGCAACCGAACACACAGTTTATGAAATTGCTTCTATTGGTAAAACGTTCACCGCTACCCTGATGATGATGTTGGTAGAAGCAAAAGTAATTTCGCTAGACGAAGCGATCGCCAATTATCTTGATGATTTACCCTTAGCTTGGCAAAGTGTCACCGTTAAGCATATTCTGTCTCATCAGTCTGGGATTCCCAGTTATACTGATGCTTCCAACTACTGGGAAATTACCCGTCTTGATTTATCTAAACCAGAAATTTTAGCTTTAGTTCGTGATTTACCCCTAAAGTTTCAGCCAGGTGAATTTAGCGCCTATGACAATACAGGCTACTATCTACTGGGCTTGATGCTGGAACAGATCACTGGACAATTTTATGAAGATTTGTTGCGCGATCGCATTTTTTTACCGTTAGGAATGAATGCAACGGGGATGAATAATCCCCAAAACATTGTGTCTCATCGGGCTGCTGGCTACCGTTTGTTAAATCATAAACTGATTAACAAACCTTATTACAGTCCTTCTGTCACATATTCAGCTGGAGGGCAACTTTCTAGTATTGCAGATATGGCGAAGTGGGAACAAGCACTTAACAATGCAACTCTGCTTAAACAATCAACCCTTGATTTAATGTGGACTCCCCATCCACCAAGTCAGGGTAATAATTGGGAAAAGCTCAAATATGTAGCAGGTTTAGGTTGGTGGATATTCAATTATGATGATCGTCGTGTGGTTGGTCACAACGGTTCGATCTTGGGATTTGCCAGTAATATTACCCGTTTTATTGATGATCATATTACTGTAATTTTATTGTGCAATTTAGACAAGATTTCTCGACCAGATGCGATCGCTAAAAAAATTGCTGGATATTACAGCCCAAAACTGGCAAAGTTAGCACTTCAGCCTCCATTATGA
- a CDS encoding TrkH family potassium uptake protein — protein sequence MKIKIRPLSPHVRTILHYVGLLLHVPGVMALASLPVCIWFGEYYAILPFLETAIASLIPGQLFYRIFSESKVTRLRHSLLIAAISWGIIPLLGAIPFLAIAHTTLSTPTPQTVLEFQYFWNAAFEAFSGFTSTGLTVTLHENELPHSLQWWRSLTEWIGGVGMIVLVLSVLEPSKDADQLYKAEARQQRIALTVTATVRRIWWIYFIYTGLSILLLYIAGMPLWDAINHAFTGISTGGFSIRDQSLGSYSPVIRLAIIPVMIAGAISFPIHYQLIKQRRLSALWQDSQHRALWLLLGLGTLALFIENRWFSGAFLWLDSLFQWVSALGTCGFETVDLQTWSPSAKLLLTLAMIVGGASGSTVGGLKLKRLVSFYKGVLWRFQRLTLQHHQLMRYQLENKVLTETEANRIIETAAILAVLWLGAIALGVMILLHVAPEYDFIDVLFEAASALGSVGLSAGITSPDLHWLGKLTLILLMWMGRLEIVPVLVLFSSLVNLGRSL from the coding sequence GTGAAGATTAAGATTCGTCCTTTGAGTCCTCATGTGAGGACAATTCTGCATTATGTAGGTTTATTGCTACATGTACCCGGTGTCATGGCCTTGGCTTCTTTGCCTGTGTGTATTTGGTTTGGTGAATATTATGCTATCTTGCCATTCTTAGAAACAGCGATCGCCTCTTTGATTCCTGGTCAATTATTTTACCGCATATTCAGTGAAAGTAAGGTAACTCGTTTACGCCATTCTCTGCTGATTGCTGCCATTAGTTGGGGGATTATTCCCCTTTTAGGAGCAATTCCATTTTTGGCGATCGCTCATACAACTCTCTCTACCCCAACACCCCAAACTGTACTAGAGTTTCAGTATTTCTGGAATGCTGCTTTTGAAGCATTTTCGGGATTTACTAGCACAGGGCTAACAGTAACACTACACGAAAATGAACTACCTCATAGTTTGCAGTGGTGGCGTTCTTTAACTGAGTGGATTGGTGGAGTCGGGATGATTGTTCTAGTTCTTTCTGTTCTAGAACCTAGTAAAGATGCTGATCAACTTTATAAAGCTGAGGCTAGACAACAGCGTATCGCTTTAACTGTAACTGCAACAGTACGCCGGATTTGGTGGATTTACTTCATTTATACAGGATTAAGTATTTTATTGCTGTACATAGCCGGAATGCCTTTGTGGGACGCAATTAACCACGCTTTCACCGGCATTTCTACAGGTGGTTTTAGTATCCGCGATCAAAGTTTAGGCAGTTATAGTCCCGTTATTCGATTAGCTATTATTCCAGTAATGATTGCTGGAGCAATCAGCTTTCCCATCCATTACCAGTTAATCAAACAACGGCGATTGTCTGCACTCTGGCAAGATTCACAACATCGGGCATTGTGGCTACTATTGGGTTTGGGAACACTTGCACTATTTATAGAAAATCGTTGGTTTAGCGGTGCGTTTTTGTGGTTAGATTCTCTATTTCAATGGGTTTCTGCTTTAGGAACCTGTGGATTTGAAACTGTTGATTTACAAACTTGGAGTCCCAGCGCCAAACTGTTGTTAACTTTGGCGATGATAGTAGGTGGGGCTTCTGGTTCTACAGTTGGAGGATTGAAGTTAAAAAGGTTGGTATCTTTTTATAAAGGCGTATTGTGGCGTTTTCAACGACTGACTCTTCAACATCATCAACTCATGCGCTATCAGTTAGAAAATAAAGTATTAACTGAGACAGAAGCAAATCGGATTATTGAAACTGCTGCTATCTTAGCCGTACTTTGGCTAGGAGCGATCGCCCTTGGAGTTATGATATTGCTCCATGTTGCTCCTGAATATGATTTTATTGATGTACTTTTTGAAGCTGCTTCTGCTTTAGGAAGTGTGGGTTTATCAGCAGGAATTACTAGCCCAGATTTACACTGGCTAGGTAAATTGACTTTAATTTTGTTGATGTGGATGGGAAGATTAGAAATTGTCCCAGTTTTGGTTTTATTTTCTTCGTTGGTGAATCTGGGTAGGAGTTTATAG
- a CDS encoding NAD(P)/FAD-dependent oxidoreductase — protein sequence MNVVIIGCGVVGAAIAYELSQVKGLKITVIDRQPPAQASTGAALGVLMGVISHKIKGKAWQMRQTSIQRYETLIPELEALTGTKIPFNRQGILSLCLEAENFPAWEKLVETRHSQGWQLEIWNTAKLKDFCPQVNNTQITGAVYSPQDRQLDPTALTLALVAAAQNKGVNFKFGVNVLDVPTPKRNHLQEPVKCFSVETTEGKITTDWVVIAAGLGSTPLTAQLNQIIDIRPVLGQALQVHLGHPLGNPDFQPVITGNDVHIVPVGGKDYWIGATVEFPHNSNEITADRELLESVKQQAIAFCPELATATIIRTWSGLRPRPEGRPAPIISKLLGFSNILLATGHYRNGVLLAPATAAAIREMII from the coding sequence ATGAATGTAGTCATCATTGGTTGTGGTGTAGTTGGGGCTGCGATCGCCTATGAACTAAGTCAAGTTAAAGGATTAAAAATCACAGTTATTGACCGTCAGCCACCCGCCCAAGCCTCTACAGGTGCGGCTCTTGGAGTTTTGATGGGCGTAATCAGCCACAAAATTAAGGGCAAAGCTTGGCAGATGCGACAAACTAGCATCCAACGTTACGAAACCTTAATTCCTGAATTAGAAGCTTTAACAGGTACTAAAATTCCTTTCAACCGCCAAGGAATCCTTAGCCTTTGCCTAGAAGCAGAAAATTTCCCAGCGTGGGAAAAATTAGTAGAAACTCGCCATTCTCAAGGCTGGCAATTAGAAATTTGGAACACAGCGAAACTCAAAGATTTCTGTCCTCAAGTTAATAACACTCAAATTACTGGTGCTGTCTATTCTCCTCAAGACCGTCAGCTTGATCCAACTGCTTTAACATTAGCTTTAGTTGCGGCTGCTCAAAACAAAGGTGTTAATTTCAAATTTGGTGTGAATGTTTTAGATGTGCCAACACCAAAACGAAACCATCTACAAGAACCTGTCAAATGTTTTTCCGTGGAAACTACAGAGGGAAAAATTACCACAGATTGGGTTGTAATTGCCGCCGGACTAGGTTCGACACCATTGACGGCACAGTTAAACCAAATAATTGATATTCGTCCTGTTTTGGGGCAAGCATTACAAGTACATTTAGGGCATCCCCTAGGTAATCCCGACTTCCAACCAGTAATTACAGGTAATGATGTGCATATCGTTCCTGTGGGTGGCAAAGATTATTGGATAGGGGCAACGGTGGAATTTCCCCACAATAGCAATGAAATCACAGCCGATCGCGAATTACTAGAATCTGTCAAACAACAAGCGATCGCATTTTGCCCAGAGTTAGCCACAGCAACCATTATCCGCACTTGGTCAGGCTTACGTCCTCGTCCTGAAGGTCGTCCCGCCCCAATTATCAGTAAACTCCTAGGATTTAGTAATATCCTCCTCGCCACCGGACATTATCGCAACGGCGTTTTACTAGCACCAGCAACAGCTGCCGCGATTCGTGAGATGATTATCTAA